GAAGCAGCAATCACACTTAAACCTGTGCTATCCTGTACTATTCCACTAACACTTTTGCCTGTTTGGGTTAAAGCGGGTTCAATGAATGTAATGGTTAAGCATGCAGTCAAAAGTATAGCATAAAGTTGTTTCGTCTGGAAGGCTTTACGGATGATCATTTAATTATTTGTATGTTTGTTTAGTATCTGTTTAGTATTCAATTAGGTTTGGCCAGTGGCAATACTACCCATACTCCAGGTTCCTGTCGCGCCTCTTTTCTGCTGAGCTGTGCCCCATAACCGTAAGGGTAACCATAACCGTAACCGCCATATCTATTGTATCGATTCGCTGGCATTCCACCGCCTACTGTGCGCATAACAATACCGTTGATTTTGAGGTTAAAAGCCAGTTTATTCTCTATAGTATGGTCTATACCTAGCCTTTGAAGAGGTATAACAGCTTCATAACATATCGCATCGCTACTGTCAATTGCTACGGCAGTCTTTATTCCATAATTGTTTTCGAGTGATATCGGGCCATCTACAACATCATCAAGCCCGCTAACATATATTGCCCGAACAGTGCTCAATATCCCTGTACGCATATCTTCCGGTTTTTCCTCTTCTTCTTTTGCCGCCAGGCTTCTTAGCGACTCTCTATCAGGTATGGGGAAAGTGACTGCAGCTCCCTCTTTTTTCTTCCCTTCTTTGTTAATCATGAAATTAAACCCTTGATGTAACGCTTGCATCTGTTGTGCGCCATCTCGTACACGCATGGCAACATACAGATTATGATCGTCGTTCGCGATTTCGTATTGCAATAGTTGCTTATCATAAATGAATCGTAACGAATCTCCCCAATCAGACAGATCACCATCCACTTGTACAGAAGACCTGTAGTCTAGTTGAGATGGTGTTACCGACTTAATCTTCTGCCCCCATACAGCAATAAAACACAGGGTAAAAAAAATTAGCGCAACAATCCTATTAACCATTTTCATTTTTTCTGACCTGGCCTTTTTTGACTTCATAATGTTTCCTGGGTTTAATTGTAACATAAATATTATTTTAACTCTTTTCCGGTTAATGTACAAGCGTTGAGGCATTCTATTTTTTACCTTTGATAGCGCAAAGCTATAAATAAAAGAAAAATGTTATTATCCACTTTTCAGGAACAATACCTAGAGGCAGGGTGTGATGAAGCAGGAAGAGGATGTTTAGCCGGGCCTGTTTTTGCCGCCGCAGTTATTTTCTCTCCAAGTTTTAAGCACGACATATTGAATGACTCCAAAATATTATCTGCTGTGCAGCGTTACACGCTACGTAAAATAATTGAACAAGAAGCTTTAGCCTTTGCCGTTGCAAGCGCTAGCCCCGAAGAGATTGACCAAATAAACATTCTAAATGCATCTTACTTAGCAATGCATCGTGCCTTAGATACTTTAAAGGTACAAGCTGAATACATTCTTGTTGATGGGAATCGATTTAAAACCTATAAGAATATTCCACATCAGTGTATTATTAAAGGCGATGGCAAATACCTATCGATCGCCGCAGCCTCTATTCTGGCAAAAACCTATCGCGACGATTATATGGATGCCCTTGCAAACGCACATCCAGAATATGACTGGTTAAGAAACAAAGGTTACCCTACAAAAAAGCACCGAGATGCGGTATTGAAACATGGCCTCACGCCCTATCATCGAAAAACATTTAGAATTACTGATCCACAGTTAAAACTGGAACTTTCATAATACCAAACTTGTGAAATAGATACAACAAACCTCTTGTAAATAAGCTTGATGGTTTATTAAAACAAATAGTTGGTCGACAACGCTATTTTATCTAAGTTTGCGGCGAAGTTTAAAACATTTTATATTATGAAGACTACTGCGCTAACGGATTTGCATATTGCATTAGGGGCTAAAATGGTTCCTTTTGCTGGCTATAACATGCCTGTTCAGTATACTGGCATCAATGATGAACATGATACAGTTCGTAAAGGTGTGGGTGTATTCGACGTAAGTCATATGGGCGAGTTTATCCTAAAAGGGGAAAAGGCGGTGGAGTTGGTGCAGAAGATAAGTTCTAATGATGCTTCAAAACTTTACGACGGAAAAATTCAGTATGCATGCATCCCTAATGAAACCGGTGGCATCATAGATGATTTTTTAGTTTATAAAATTGACACCAACACCTATTTCTTGGTAGTTAATGCTTCCAACATTCAAAAAGATTGGGATTGGATATCAAAACACAACACTTACGGCGTAGAAATGAAGAATATTTCTGATAACACCTCTCTTTTTGCCGTACAGGGTCCTAAAGCTGCTGAGGCCCTACAAAGTTTGACCGATATTAATCTTGGTGAAATGGAATATTACACGTTCAAAAAAGGTGTTTTTGCAGGGGTAGATAATGTGTTGGTTTCTGCCACGGGATACACAGGAGCAGGGGGTTTTGAAATTTATGTAGAAAATAAAGATGCCAAAAAAGTATGGGAAGCTATTT
This Olivibacter sp. SDN3 DNA region includes the following protein-coding sequences:
- a CDS encoding ribonuclease HII; the protein is MLLSTFQEQYLEAGCDEAGRGCLAGPVFAAAVIFSPSFKHDILNDSKILSAVQRYTLRKIIEQEALAFAVASASPEEIDQINILNASYLAMHRALDTLKVQAEYILVDGNRFKTYKNIPHQCIIKGDGKYLSIAAASILAKTYRDDYMDALANAHPEYDWLRNKGYPTKKHRDAVLKHGLTPYHRKTFRITDPQLKLELS
- the gcvT gene encoding glycine cleavage system aminomethyltransferase GcvT, with the translated sequence MKTTALTDLHIALGAKMVPFAGYNMPVQYTGINDEHDTVRKGVGVFDVSHMGEFILKGEKAVELVQKISSNDASKLYDGKIQYACIPNETGGIIDDFLVYKIDTNTYFLVVNASNIQKDWDWISKHNTYGVEMKNISDNTSLFAVQGPKAAEALQSLTDINLGEMEYYTFKKGVFAGVDNVLVSATGYTGAGGFEIYVENKDAKKVWEAIFESGAPFGIKPIGLGARDTLRLEMGFCLYGNDIDDTTSPLEAGLGWVTKFTKDFVNADALKRQKEEGVTRKLVGFEMVERGIPRHGYEIVDANDLVIGRVTSGTQSPTLQKSIGLGYVKKEYSKEGTDIFIKIRDKKVKATINKPPFIK